In Archocentrus centrarchus isolate MPI-CPG fArcCen1 chromosome 1, fArcCen1, whole genome shotgun sequence, the following proteins share a genomic window:
- the evpla gene encoding envoplakin a isoform X1, which translates to MFKKKDTSKDTKNGTLKLSGKISKTQVNDLALLIAQMQKDADLVEKDVLRAEELLAVDYENDKKELPYQHQTEISDRLGEAEGLLEKLFIDVDKAKKLKHPQATEIESDVIHLHDRWLKDCTFYRDVYEQIDDVSRMPLIDWGPIFNEKQKQVNVEQFGPTMADLKKQIAAHNILHKEIDAYNTQLCIASAGSKEKYADLKKQYSNLLDNSKWRRHYLNSLHEYMQGCNKELTFLGEEQDKIKKQDWSDRMVDPPDVRRQYENFKNNSLLSHESEVNKLQDEGDRLIELKHPANDTIQAQRDEVRNEWQKFLNLCICQETHLSNVDDFKKYQYDSEQLSELLTKLNSSLDPKTVSKKSNTQALLQLEMEENDVRNGEQLLADLRRRSTTIAPLKLRRTTPSRAITVESLCDWETDKDSLERGEKFTLKSNSDIENWNVVATDGKTKTFPGVCFQVPPPDSEAIDKVDLLGRELADIKKKRAALADSLKNSKSQILPQQSAPVSSVPVDPKVSALSQQLDKLDNDLANAEKSMLSRLRAPLSRSDPTGDLAKRMKEQEQAVQELQALQKQQQAVQADMQPLLSKDPNGTSSGLPLKVSAANNKFDNVSALADLYKKKANASLNLENQIKKVDGLVSGFEKKLCEDGPIPDTPNAIQARAGDIQNQRKSVAAAQDDMKKLSKDLETTEQLCSSLQQGYQEYCPDIQGQQTKVKQLQARYANVANQLKERESILQDAAGKNQEFQSTCKSLNSFLDNLPTNKINPDDNLSQITAKQNSQMRVMDDLKRKEADMDTVTSLSQDLQNLLNEHEANVCKYNSTLENAGATVAEKPPVPRLSDAVQKEGKDLANRYAKTTAENTQRQKQMVLAKNLISQNEDTVQAVTQRQVHLEKSTSELDALVKELDEERERSAHTETNLRTFKDRFLSLKSRRGVERVEEKEVLQYYRNPKLERDLTDLQQKLHEEALRRSTTQTEIEVFNKKVTTLEETIKSAPPKLVTREVTEFEKDPQLDIEATKLRDEIAMMRDKIRDKDGEHIQMKTEVTILQQKRPTIKERVVKKEVVKVEQNPEMMKAVRTFQTEISDESNKTKLLNDQIFQTRSQINALERLIPNIEPKIITKEVKKIEQDPDLINESKKIRTSIEEEKIENNSLSREVMELQSRYREVQDWKPKVEVKEIVNEIYRIDPNTEVEIMRIRKDIQECSKQRSDLDREITKVTADLKILRSEKPKVEMKEVLQEVIKEERSPENEKEIQRLNEQVNSLHINYSSFLDQLRMLRKDRDEWKAEKSKVETQLVTREVVKYEPDPLQEKELDRLRINLREETQLRRTIDEMVFDLKNKYILLERQKPEEKVVVQEVLRLQKDPRQVVEHERLGRTLDEEVMSRRQLELELQQLRTKLEDKERILRESDERQKRIQAESELREIRLRITQLENAPPPVEESIIVEEVLKVERDPTLDRLTNSLRSEMDKETNDALRLEREIRNIALKIEILQREKSSERTVYKEVVRVAKDQAVEAERSRLREQVSQSKFARQDLEDEIRRLNDKIHTLMTGKSATSREETTLTMSKDALLREKDKLTRELRTLEATRHDISLSFQQQSRLMSERTQMSRQRSVKMESDVIRLENDILDEKDKIHQRDSIIRELLQNLQREENAETRTKETNVSTKITILDPVTGKDMSPYDAYLQGLIDRQQYIHLQELECDWEEITSLGPDGEISLLQDRKSGKQYSIKDALKEGRLTEYDLQQYKKGKIPISEFALLVAGDNKKQSQLNSVIPKSTTSLQSAQRTLDLSAAREIYPVAGIIDTDTDTCYTIRNATVRKLIDPITAQRLLEAQAATGGIIDINSKGRYTVHKAANRALIEDSQVQRLLNAQKAFTGVEDPVTKECLSVGEAIQKGWMPKGTGIRYMEAQHLTGGLVNPVTGGRVSILDAVGSKMIDNTIMRDLQTESAYIKDIVDPVTKEKINYKQALNRCRTDPSSGFPMLPASSKESGYSPVYTTKYARF; encoded by the exons ATGTTTAAGAAAAAGGACACTTCTAAGGACACTAAGAATGGTACACTCAAGCTCTCGGGCAAGATCAGCAA GACACAGGTCAACGACCTGGCCTTGCTGATCGCCCAGATGCAAAAGGATGCAGACCTGGTGGAGAAAGACGTCCTCCGGGCTGAGGAGCTGCTGGCTGTG GATTatgaaaatgacaagaaagagCTGCCATACCAGCATCAGACTGAGATCTCAGATAGGCTGGGTGAAGCTGAGGGCCTGCTGGAGAAGCTCTTCATAGATGTTGACAAAGCCAAGAAGCTGAAACACCCACAAGCCACAGAGATAGAGAGCGA TGTCATCCATCTCCATGACCGCTGGCTAAAGGACTGTACCTTCTACAGAGACGTCTATGAGCAGATTGACGACGTGTCGCGGATGCCCTTGATTGATTGGGGACCTATTTTTAATGAGAAACAA AAACAGGTGAATGTGGAGCAATTTGGCCCCACCATGGCTGATCTGAAGAAGCAGATTGCTGCTCACAACATCTTGCACAAAGAGATCGACGCATACAACACACAGCTCTGCATTGCGTCTGCTGGAAGCAAG GAGAAATATGCAGACCTGAAGAAACAGTACAGTAACTTACTG GACAACTCCAAGTGGCGCCGCCACTACCTCAACAGCCTGCATGAATACATGCAGGGCTGCAACAAGGAACTGACCTTCCTGGGAGAAGAACAGGACAAGATCAAGAAACAAGACTGGAGTGACCGCATGGTGGACCCACCTGACGTTCGGAGGCAGTATGAG AATTTCAAGAACAACAGTTTGCTGTCCCATGAGAGCGAGGTGAACAAACTCCAGGATGAAGGAGACAGACTCATTGAACTGAAGCACCCTGCCAACGACACCATACAG GCACAAAGAGATGAAGTACGAAATGAGTGGCAGAAATTCCTCAACCTCTGCATTTGTCAAGAGACGCACCTGAGTAATGTGGATGACTTCAAAAAG TACCAATATGACAGTGAGCAGCTGTCAGAGTTACTGACCAAACTCAACAGCAGCCTGGATCCCAAGACTGTCAGCAAGAAGAGCAACACTCAGGCACTGCTGCAGCTCGAG ATGGAGGAGAACGACGTGCGGAATGGTGAACAGCTGCTGGCTGACCTGAGGAGACGCAGCACCACCATCGCTCCGCTGAAACTGCGACGGACGACCCCCAGCAGAGCCATCACAGTGGAGTCCCTGTGCGACTGGGAAACAGACAAG GATTCTCTGGAAAGAGGGGAGAAGTTCACCTTAAAATCAAACTCAGACATTGAGAACTGGAATGTTGTTGCCACTGATGGGAAAACTAAAACATTCCCAGGAGTTTGCTTCCAGGTCCCACCACCCGACTCAGAGGCTATTGACAAAGTGGATCT TTTGGGCCGGGAGCTCGCAGACATCAAGAAGAAAAGAGCAGCTCTAGCTGACTCCCTGAAGAATTCCAAATCCCAAATTCTGCCTCAGCAGTCAG CCCCAGTGTCTTCTGTCCCAGTGGACCCCAAAGTATCAGCCCTGTCTCAGCAGCTGGACAAGCTGGACAATGACCTCGCCAATGCTGAGAAGAGCATGCTGAGCCGCCTGCGAGCACCACTGAGCCGCAGTGATCCCACTGGTGATCTGGCTAAAAGGATGAAGGAGCAGGAG CAAGCTGTCCAGGAACTGCAGGCTCTGCAGAAGCAGCAACAGGCTGTGCAGGCTGACATGCAACCCCTGCTGTCTAAAGATCCCAACGGTACCTCTTCAGGGCTGCCGCTCAAAGTCAGTGCTGCCAACAACAAGTTCGACAATGTTAGTGCACTTGCTGATCTCTACAAGAAGAA agcaAATGCATCTCTTAATCTGGAGAATCAGATTAAGAAGGTGGACGGTCTCGTCTCTGGGTTTGAGAAAAAGCTGTGTGAAGATGGGCCGATCCCTGACACTCCAAATGCAATTCAAGCCCGCGCTGGGGACATTCAG AACCAGCGCAAGTCTGTGGCAGCTGCACAGGACGACATGAAGAAGCTGAGTAAAGATCTGGAGACCACAGAGCAGCTGTGCAGCTCTCTGCAGCAGGGCTACCAGGAGTATTGCCCTGACATCCAGGGACAGCAAACAAAAGTCAAGCAGCTACAAGCACGTTATGCAAACGTTGCCAACCAGCTGAAGGAGAG AGAAAGCATCTTACAAGATGCTGCAGGAAAGAATCAGGAGTTCCAGAGCACATGTAAATCCCTGAACTCATTCCTGGACAACCTGCCAACAAACAAGATAAACCCTGATGACAACCTGTCTCAGATCACTGCTAAGCAGAACTCTCAAATG AGGGTGATGGATGACCTGAAGCGGAAGGAAGCTGACATGGACACGGTGACGAGTCTCTCTCAAGACCTGCAGAATCTCCTCAAT GAGCACGAGGCCAACGTTTGCAAATACAACAGTACCCTTGAGAATGCTGGCGCCACTGTTGCAGAGAAACCTCCTGTGCCCAGACTGTCTGACGCTGTTCAGAAAGAG GGAAAGGATCTGGCGAACCGTTATGCTAAAACAACCGCTGAAAACACCCAACGCCAAAAACAGATGGTCTTGGCTAAGAATCTCATTTCACAA AATGAAGATACAGTTCAAGCAGTGACACAGCGGCAAGTGCACCTCGAAAAAAGTACTTCAGAGTTAGACGCTCTGGTAAAAGAGCTagatgaggagagggagaggtcAGCTCATACTGAGACAAACCTGAGAACCTTCAAAGACAGGTTTTTGTCACTGAAGAGTCGCCGTGGAGTGGAGCGTGTCGAGGAGAAAGAAGTACTGCAGTACTACCGCAACCCAAAACTGGAACGTGATCTGACTGATCTGCAGCAAAAGCTACATGAAGAAGCCCTGAGGCGCAGCACCACCCAAACTGAGATTGAGGTTTTTAACAAGAAAGTCACCACCCTGGAGGAAACCATAAAGAGCGCTCCACCAAAACTGGTGACTAGAGAGGTGACAGAGTTTGAGAAAGATCCCCAGTTGGATATAGAGGCTACTAAGCTGAGAGATGAAATAGCAATGATGAGAGATAAAATTCGAGATAAAGATGGGGAGCATATTCAGATGAAGACAGAAGTCACAATTCTCCAGCAGAAGAGACCAACCATCAAAGAGAGGGTGGTTAAGAAGGAAGTGGTTAAAGTGGAACAAAACCCTGAGATGATGAAAGCAGTGAGAACATTTCAGACAGAAATTTCTGATGAGAGCAACAAGACCAAGCTCCTCAATGATCAGATCTTCCAGACAAGGAGCCAGATCAATGCGCTTGAGAGGCTGATTCCAAACATCGAGCCTAAAATCATCACTAAAGAAGTCAAAAAGATTGAACAAGACCCAGACCTTATCAATGAATCTAAGAAGATTCGAACAAGCATAGAGGAAGAGAAGATTGAAAACAACTCTTTGTCCAGGGAAGTGATGGAGCTCCAAAGCCGCTACCGAGAAGTTCAAGACTGGAAACCCAAAGTCGAGGTCAAGGAAATTGTTAATGAAATCTACAGAATAGACCCGAACACAGAGGTAGAAATAATGCGGATCCGCAAAGACATTCAAGAGTGCAGTAAACAGCGCTCTGACCTTGACAGGGAGATCACCAAGGTGACAGCTGACCTGAAGATCCTTCGTTCTGAGAAGCCCAAAGTTGAAATGAAGGAAGTTCTCCAGGAGGTGATTAAAGAGGAAAGAAGCCCTGAAAATGAGAAAGAGATTCAGAGGCTAAATGAGCAGGTGAACAGTTTACACATCAACTACAGCTCCTTCCTGGACCAGCTGAGAATGCTGCGAAAAGACAGAGATGAATGGAAGGCTGAAAAGTCAAAGGTAGAGACCCAACTTGTCACCAGAGAAGTTGTTAAGTATGAGCCCGATCCATTACAGGAGAAAGAGCTTGACCGCTTGAGAATTAATCTGCGAGAAGAGACACAGTTGCGGCGCACCATTGATGAGATGGTGTTtgacctgaaaaataaatacatcctgttggagagacagaaaccaGAGGAGAAGGTGGTTGTGCAAGAGGTTTTACGTTTGCAGAAAGACCCAAGGCAAGTGGTTGAGCACGAAAGGCTTGGCAGGACCCTGGATGAAGAAGTAATGAGCCGACGTCAGCTAGAGCTAGAGCTACAACAGTTAAGAACAAAGCTGGAAGACAAAGAAAGGATTCTCAGAGAAAGTGATGAGCGCCAAAAGAGGATTCAAGCTGAGTCTGAACTCAGAGAGATTAGACTGCGCATCACACAGCTGGAAAATGCCCCACCTCCTGTTGAGGAAAGCATAATTGTTGAGGAGGTACTGAAGGTGGAGAGAGACCCGACACTGGACAGGCTCACAAACAGTCTGCGGTCAGAAATGGACAAGGAAACCAACGATGCTCTGCGCCTGGAGAGAGAAATCCGTAACATCGCTCTAAAGATTGAAATCTTGCAGAGAGAAAAGTCCAGTGAGAGGACAGTTTACAAAGAGGTTGTCCGTGTTGCGAAAGACCAGGCAGTTGAAGCCGAGAGGAGTCGCCTGAGAGAACAGGTGTCTCAGAGTAAATTTGCCAGACAAGACCTGGAGGATGAAATTAGACGTCTCAATGATAAAATCCACACTCTGATGACCGGCAAATCTGCTACTTCAAGAGAGGAGACAACCCTAACTATGAGCAAAGATGCTTTACTGAGGGAGAAGGACAAACTCACTCGAGAACTTAGAACACTTGAGGCCACGAGACATGACATCAGCCTGTCTTTCCAGCAGCAGAGCCGACTGATGAGTGAAAGAACGCAGATGAGCAGACAGAGGAGCGTTAAGATGGAGTCTGATGTCATACGTCTAGAGAATGACATCTTGGATGAAAAAGACAAGATCCATCAACGAGACAGCATCATCCGAGAGCTTCTACAGAACCTGCAGCGAGAGGAGAATGCAGAAACAAGAACCAAAGAGACCAATGTCTCTACAAAGATCACCATTTTGGACCCAGTAACTGGCAAAGACATGTCTCCTTATGATGCCTACCTTCAGGGATTGATTGATCGTCAGCAGTACATTCACCTGCAGGAGCTTGAGTGTGACTGGGAGGAGATCACTTCACTGGGACCTGATGGGGAGATATCTCTACTGCAGGATCGCAAGAGTGGAAAGCAGTACTCCATCAAAGATGCACTAAAGGAAGGAAGGTTGACAGAGTATGATCTACAACagtacaaaaaaggaaaaattcccATCTCAGAGTTTGCCCTGCTGGTTGCAGGTGACAACAAAAAGCAGTCCCAGTTGAATTCAGTCATCCCAAAATCTACCACATCACTGCAATCGGCACAACGGACCCTAGACCTATCTGCTGCCAGAGAAATCTACCCAGTCGCTGGAATAATAGATACAGATACTGACACCTGCTATACAATACGCAATGCCACCGTGCGAAAACTGATTGACCCCATAACCGCCCAAAGGCTTCTGGAGGCTCAGGCGGCAACAGGAGGGATCATTGATATCAACAGTAAAGGGAGATACACAGTTCACAAGGCAGCAAACAGAGCCCTCATCGAGGATAGTCAAGTCCAGAGACTGCTCAATGCACAAAAGGCTTTCACTGGAGTCGAAGACCCTGTGACCAAAGAGTGTTTGTCTGTGGGAGAAGctattcagaaaggctggatgCCGAAGGGCACTGGCATTCGCTACATGGAGGCCCAGCACCTGACCGGAGGGCTGGTCAATCCAGTCACTGGTGGCAGAGTTAGCATCTTGGATGCCGTTGGGTCCAAAATGATCGACAACACAATAATGAGGGACCTGCAAACTGAGTCAGCCTACATCAAGGATATTGTAGACCCAGTCACAAAAGAGAAGATCAACTACAAGCAGGCTCTGAATCGCTGTAGGACAGACCCAAGTTCAGGCTTCCCAATGCTGCCTGCCTCCTCCAAAGAGTCTGGTTACAGTCCAGTGTACACGACTAAATATGCAAGATTTTAG
- the evpla gene encoding envoplakin a isoform X2, with protein sequence MFKKKDTSKDTKNGTLKLSGKISKTQVNDLALLIAQMQKDADLVEKDVLRAEELLAVDYENDKKELPYQHQTEISDRLGEAEGLLEKLFIDVDKAKKLKHPQATEIESDVIHLHDRWLKDCTFYRDVYEQIDDVSRMPLIDWGPIFNEKQKQVNVEQFGPTMADLKKQIAAHNILHKEIDAYNTQLCIASAGSKEKYADLKKQYSNLLDNSKWRRHYLNSLHEYMQGCNKELTFLGEEQDKIKKQDWSDRMVDPPDVRRQYENFKNNSLLSHESEVNKLQDEGDRLIELKHPANDTIQAQRDEVRNEWQKFLNLCICQETHLSNVDDFKKYQYDSEQLSELLTKLNSSLDPKTVSKKSNTQALLQLEMEENDVRNGEQLLADLRRRSTTIAPLKLRRTTPSRAITVESLCDWETDKDSLERGEKFTLKSNSDIENWNVVATDGKTKTFPGVCFQVPPPDSEAIDKVDLLGRELADIKKKRAALADSLKNSKSQILPQQSAPVSSVPVDPKVSALSQQLDKLDNDLANAEKSMLSRLRAPLSRSDPTGDLAKRMKEQEQAVQELQALQKQQQAVQADMQPLLSKDPNGTSSGLPLKVSAANNKFDNVSALADLYKKKANASLNLENQIKKVDGLVSGFEKKLCEDGPIPDTPNAIQARAGDIQNQRKSVAAAQDDMKKLSKDLETTEFEKDPQLDIEATKLRDEIAMMRDKIRDKDGEHIQMKTEVTILQQKRPTIKERVVKKEVVKVEQNPEMMKAVRTFQTEISDESNKTKLLNDQIFQTRSQINALERLIPNIEPKIITKEVKKIEQDPDLINESKKIRTSIEEEKIENNSLSREVMELQSRYREVQDWKPKVEVKEIVNEIYRIDPNTEVEIMRIRKDIQECSKQRSDLDREITKVTADLKILRSEKPKVEMKEVLQEVIKEERSPENEKEIQRLNEQVNSLHINYSSFLDQLRMLRKDRDEWKAEKSKVETQLVTREVVKYEPDPLQEKELDRLRINLREETQLRRTIDEMVFDLKNKYILLERQKPEEKVVVQEVLRLQKDPRQVVEHERLGRTLDEEVMSRRQLELELQQLRTKLEDKERILRESDERQKRIQAESELREIRLRITQLENAPPPVEESIIVEEVLKVERDPTLDRLTNSLRSEMDKETNDALRLEREIRNIALKIEILQREKSSERTVYKEVVRVAKDQAVEAERSRLREQVSQSKFARQDLEDEIRRLNDKIHTLMTGKSATSREETTLTMSKDALLREKDKLTRELRTLEATRHDISLSFQQQSRLMSERTQMSRQRSVKMESDVIRLENDILDEKDKIHQRDSIIRELLQNLQREENAETRTKETNVSTKITILDPVTGKDMSPYDAYLQGLIDRQQYIHLQELECDWEEITSLGPDGEISLLQDRKSGKQYSIKDALKEGRLTEYDLQQYKKGKIPISEFALLVAGDNKKQSQLNSVIPKSTTSLQSAQRTLDLSAAREIYPVAGIIDTDTDTCYTIRNATVRKLIDPITAQRLLEAQAATGGIIDINSKGRYTVHKAANRALIEDSQVQRLLNAQKAFTGVEDPVTKECLSVGEAIQKGWMPKGTGIRYMEAQHLTGGLVNPVTGGRVSILDAVGSKMIDNTIMRDLQTESAYIKDIVDPVTKEKINYKQALNRCRTDPSSGFPMLPASSKESGYSPVYTTKYARF encoded by the exons ATGTTTAAGAAAAAGGACACTTCTAAGGACACTAAGAATGGTACACTCAAGCTCTCGGGCAAGATCAGCAA GACACAGGTCAACGACCTGGCCTTGCTGATCGCCCAGATGCAAAAGGATGCAGACCTGGTGGAGAAAGACGTCCTCCGGGCTGAGGAGCTGCTGGCTGTG GATTatgaaaatgacaagaaagagCTGCCATACCAGCATCAGACTGAGATCTCAGATAGGCTGGGTGAAGCTGAGGGCCTGCTGGAGAAGCTCTTCATAGATGTTGACAAAGCCAAGAAGCTGAAACACCCACAAGCCACAGAGATAGAGAGCGA TGTCATCCATCTCCATGACCGCTGGCTAAAGGACTGTACCTTCTACAGAGACGTCTATGAGCAGATTGACGACGTGTCGCGGATGCCCTTGATTGATTGGGGACCTATTTTTAATGAGAAACAA AAACAGGTGAATGTGGAGCAATTTGGCCCCACCATGGCTGATCTGAAGAAGCAGATTGCTGCTCACAACATCTTGCACAAAGAGATCGACGCATACAACACACAGCTCTGCATTGCGTCTGCTGGAAGCAAG GAGAAATATGCAGACCTGAAGAAACAGTACAGTAACTTACTG GACAACTCCAAGTGGCGCCGCCACTACCTCAACAGCCTGCATGAATACATGCAGGGCTGCAACAAGGAACTGACCTTCCTGGGAGAAGAACAGGACAAGATCAAGAAACAAGACTGGAGTGACCGCATGGTGGACCCACCTGACGTTCGGAGGCAGTATGAG AATTTCAAGAACAACAGTTTGCTGTCCCATGAGAGCGAGGTGAACAAACTCCAGGATGAAGGAGACAGACTCATTGAACTGAAGCACCCTGCCAACGACACCATACAG GCACAAAGAGATGAAGTACGAAATGAGTGGCAGAAATTCCTCAACCTCTGCATTTGTCAAGAGACGCACCTGAGTAATGTGGATGACTTCAAAAAG TACCAATATGACAGTGAGCAGCTGTCAGAGTTACTGACCAAACTCAACAGCAGCCTGGATCCCAAGACTGTCAGCAAGAAGAGCAACACTCAGGCACTGCTGCAGCTCGAG ATGGAGGAGAACGACGTGCGGAATGGTGAACAGCTGCTGGCTGACCTGAGGAGACGCAGCACCACCATCGCTCCGCTGAAACTGCGACGGACGACCCCCAGCAGAGCCATCACAGTGGAGTCCCTGTGCGACTGGGAAACAGACAAG GATTCTCTGGAAAGAGGGGAGAAGTTCACCTTAAAATCAAACTCAGACATTGAGAACTGGAATGTTGTTGCCACTGATGGGAAAACTAAAACATTCCCAGGAGTTTGCTTCCAGGTCCCACCACCCGACTCAGAGGCTATTGACAAAGTGGATCT TTTGGGCCGGGAGCTCGCAGACATCAAGAAGAAAAGAGCAGCTCTAGCTGACTCCCTGAAGAATTCCAAATCCCAAATTCTGCCTCAGCAGTCAG CCCCAGTGTCTTCTGTCCCAGTGGACCCCAAAGTATCAGCCCTGTCTCAGCAGCTGGACAAGCTGGACAATGACCTCGCCAATGCTGAGAAGAGCATGCTGAGCCGCCTGCGAGCACCACTGAGCCGCAGTGATCCCACTGGTGATCTGGCTAAAAGGATGAAGGAGCAGGAG CAAGCTGTCCAGGAACTGCAGGCTCTGCAGAAGCAGCAACAGGCTGTGCAGGCTGACATGCAACCCCTGCTGTCTAAAGATCCCAACGGTACCTCTTCAGGGCTGCCGCTCAAAGTCAGTGCTGCCAACAACAAGTTCGACAATGTTAGTGCACTTGCTGATCTCTACAAGAAGAA agcaAATGCATCTCTTAATCTGGAGAATCAGATTAAGAAGGTGGACGGTCTCGTCTCTGGGTTTGAGAAAAAGCTGTGTGAAGATGGGCCGATCCCTGACACTCCAAATGCAATTCAAGCCCGCGCTGGGGACATTCAG AACCAGCGCAAGTCTGTGGCAGCTGCACAGGACGACATGAAGAAGCTGAGTAAAGATCTGGAGACC ACAGAGTTTGAGAAAGATCCCCAGTTGGATATAGAGGCTACTAAGCTGAGAGATGAAATAGCAATGATGAGAGATAAAATTCGAGATAAAGATGGGGAGCATATTCAGATGAAGACAGAAGTCACAATTCTCCAGCAGAAGAGACCAACCATCAAAGAGAGGGTGGTTAAGAAGGAAGTGGTTAAAGTGGAACAAAACCCTGAGATGATGAAAGCAGTGAGAACATTTCAGACAGAAATTTCTGATGAGAGCAACAAGACCAAGCTCCTCAATGATCAGATCTTCCAGACAAGGAGCCAGATCAATGCGCTTGAGAGGCTGATTCCAAACATCGAGCCTAAAATCATCACTAAAGAAGTCAAAAAGATTGAACAAGACCCAGACCTTATCAATGAATCTAAGAAGATTCGAACAAGCATAGAGGAAGAGAAGATTGAAAACAACTCTTTGTCCAGGGAAGTGATGGAGCTCCAAAGCCGCTACCGAGAAGTTCAAGACTGGAAACCCAAAGTCGAGGTCAAGGAAATTGTTAATGAAATCTACAGAATAGACCCGAACACAGAGGTAGAAATAATGCGGATCCGCAAAGACATTCAAGAGTGCAGTAAACAGCGCTCTGACCTTGACAGGGAGATCACCAAGGTGACAGCTGACCTGAAGATCCTTCGTTCTGAGAAGCCCAAAGTTGAAATGAAGGAAGTTCTCCAGGAGGTGATTAAAGAGGAAAGAAGCCCTGAAAATGAGAAAGAGATTCAGAGGCTAAATGAGCAGGTGAACAGTTTACACATCAACTACAGCTCCTTCCTGGACCAGCTGAGAATGCTGCGAAAAGACAGAGATGAATGGAAGGCTGAAAAGTCAAAGGTAGAGACCCAACTTGTCACCAGAGAAGTTGTTAAGTATGAGCCCGATCCATTACAGGAGAAAGAGCTTGACCGCTTGAGAATTAATCTGCGAGAAGAGACACAGTTGCGGCGCACCATTGATGAGATGGTGTTtgacctgaaaaataaatacatcctgttggagagacagaaaccaGAGGAGAAGGTGGTTGTGCAAGAGGTTTTACGTTTGCAGAAAGACCCAAGGCAAGTGGTTGAGCACGAAAGGCTTGGCAGGACCCTGGATGAAGAAGTAATGAGCCGACGTCAGCTAGAGCTAGAGCTACAACAGTTAAGAACAAAGCTGGAAGACAAAGAAAGGATTCTCAGAGAAAGTGATGAGCGCCAAAAGAGGATTCAAGCTGAGTCTGAACTCAGAGAGATTAGACTGCGCATCACACAGCTGGAAAATGCCCCACCTCCTGTTGAGGAAAGCATAATTGTTGAGGAGGTACTGAAGGTGGAGAGAGACCCGACACTGGACAGGCTCACAAACAGTCTGCGGTCAGAAATGGACAAGGAAACCAACGATGCTCTGCGCCTGGAGAGAGAAATCCGTAACATCGCTCTAAAGATTGAAATCTTGCAGAGAGAAAAGTCCAGTGAGAGGACAGTTTACAAAGAGGTTGTCCGTGTTGCGAAAGACCAGGCAGTTGAAGCCGAGAGGAGTCGCCTGAGAGAACAGGTGTCTCAGAGTAAATTTGCCAGACAAGACCTGGAGGATGAAATTAGACGTCTCAATGATAAAATCCACACTCTGATGACCGGCAAATCTGCTACTTCAAGAGAGGAGACAACCCTAACTATGAGCAAAGATGCTTTACTGAGGGAGAAGGACAAACTCACTCGAGAACTTAGAACACTTGAGGCCACGAGACATGACATCAGCCTGTCTTTCCAGCAGCAGAGCCGACTGATGAGTGAAAGAACGCAGATGAGCAGACAGAGGAGCGTTAAGATGGAGTCTGATGTCATACGTCTAGAGAATGACATCTTGGATGAAAAAGACAAGATCCATCAACGAGACAGCATCATCCGAGAGCTTCTACAGAACCTGCAGCGAGAGGAGAATGCAGAAACAAGAACCAAAGAGACCAATGTCTCTACAAAGATCACCATTTTGGACCCAGTAACTGGCAAAGACATGTCTCCTTATGATGCCTACCTTCAGGGATTGATTGATCGTCAGCAGTACATTCACCTGCAGGAGCTTGAGTGTGACTGGGAGGAGATCACTTCACTGGGACCTGATGGGGAGATATCTCTACTGCAGGATCGCAAGAGTGGAAAGCAGTACTCCATCAAAGATGCACTAAAGGAAGGAAGGTTGACAGAGTATGATCTACAACagtacaaaaaaggaaaaattcccATCTCAGAGTTTGCCCTGCTGGTTGCAGGTGACAACAAAAAGCAGTCCCAGTTGAATTCAGTCATCCCAAAATCTACCACATCACTGCAATCGGCACAACGGACCCTAGACCTATCTGCTGCCAGAGAAATCTACCCAGTCGCTGGAATAATAGATACAGATACTGACACCTGCTATACAATACGCAATGCCACCGTGCGAAAACTGATTGACCCCATAACCGCCCAAAGGCTTCTGGAGGCTCAGGCGGCAACAGGAGGGATCATTGATATCAACAGTAAAGGGAGATACACAGTTCACAAGGCAGCAAACAGAGCCCTCATCGAGGATAGTCAAGTCCAGAGACTGCTCAATGCACAAAAGGCTTTCACTGGAGTCGAAGACCCTGTGACCAAAGAGTGTTTGTCTGTGGGAGAAGctattcagaaaggctggatgCCGAAGGGCACTGGCATTCGCTACATGGAGGCCCAGCACCTGACCGGAGGGCTGGTCAATCCAGTCACTGGTGGCAGAGTTAGCATCTTGGATGCCGTTGGGTCCAAAATGATCGACAACACAATAATGAGGGACCTGCAAACTGAGTCAGCCTACATCAAGGATATTGTAGACCCAGTCACAAAAGAGAAGATCAACTACAAGCAGGCTCTGAATCGCTGTAGGACAGACCCAAGTTCAGGCTTCCCAATGCTGCCTGCCTCCTCCAAAGAGTCTGGTTACAGTCCAGTGTACACGACTAAATATGCAAGATTTTAG